The region AGAGTCCCGCCTCCCAGGGCCAGGCTCAGAGTAACTCACAGCTGTCAGTACCTTGGTCACCCCAGCAGCCCCTTGAGAACCCTGTATTTGGCAcattttacagacagagaaagaggttTGGTCAGGGAGGTGCCAGACCCAAGGCAGCCAAGAGAGCAGATGCACTGGCCTAGAATTCTCTAGCTCCGTTCAGgtcctcccccacctctcagcCCCTGGTGCCCTGACCACTACCCTAGATCTATTTTCCTGAACCCAGACGCAAGGGCACCTCCACTGATGGGATTTTCCCTCCTCCCTTAGGACAGAGCCCCTGGACTGCCAGGTTCCTCgccgaggaggtggaggagaaatcCATCAGCTGGAGCCTGAGTGTGGCCTGAGGGCCAGGCCATCAGTCCCGGGATGCCCCTGCCTGAGCCCAGTGAACAGGAAGGTGAGAGCGTGAAGGCCGGCCAGGAGCCCTCCCCTGAGTCCCCTGAGATGGGCGCAGATGTCGTCCCCACAGCCCCCACAAAACCCAAGGAGTTCTCCAAATTGGTCTTGCTGGCGGCTTCCACTGAGAACGAGGATGGAGTGGACTCCCAGCCCAAAGGAGTGCACTGTGTCTTATCCCTGGAGATGTCTGGCCCTGACACCTTGGATGGGACCCCTCAGATCCTGCAATTAGAGGAACAGGGAGGGGCAGTCCAGCCAAGTCCCCAGGTCGCCGAACAGAAACACAGCAAACCAGACACAGGTGAGTTCTGGGCCGGCTGCTGCTTCCCGGCCACCTTTGTGGTCCTGTGTGCTCAGACTGGGGTCCTGAGCAACCCCCTTTCCAGCGAGGTGGCCTTGGCCATCCCTTCCCTGCTCTGAGCAGGTCCTCCTTGGCCTTGTCCCAGGCTGGTGTGATGATCATAAGACATCATCCTGTGTACTCCCAACCCTGTGTTCCCATCCATGCCTTGGGCCTCCAGCCTTGTTTTGTGTCAGCTGATCTGGCCCCCCCTTGCCTTCAGCAGCCCCCAAGCCCCTGGAGTTCCTGAAGACCCCATTTGGTGGCCGACTGCTGGTGCTGGAGTCCTTTCTGTACAAGCAGGAGAAAGCCGTGGGGGACAAGGTGTACTGGAAATGCCGTGAGCACACCGAGTTGggctgccggggccgggccaTCACCCGTGGCCCGAGGGCCACCATAATGCGGGGCCACTGCCACCCACCCGACGAGGAGGGCCTGGAGGCCCGGCGCCAGAGACAGAAGCTGCCCAGCCCGGCCCTGCCGGATGGCCTGGGGGGTCCCCAGGGCCCTGGCTGCCAAGCGGAGGAGCTGCTGGAGGGAGTGGGCCCGTGGCTGTGCCCAGAGGAGCCAGAGCCCACCCCGGGGCTGGTGCTGAGCAAGCCAGCCCCTGAGGAGGATGAGAGGCTCCGAGCCCTGTCACTGCTGAGCTTGCCTCCCAAGAAACGCCCGACGCTGGGGACTGGTGAGTCCCCCCACCCTGGCTCTACTTTCAGGCCGAAGAGAAATGTGGGGTCTCATGTGATTTTTTAATGTGCTCTCagaacagcttttaaaaatataaatgtgtcCCAGTATTAATTAAGGCCATGGGCCAGAACTAGTGCTCAGAACCAGGAGGCCCAGGCCCCTTTGGAACTTCCTGATGTAGAAACTGGAGTTTTATGAGCCTCAGGTGATTCTGAACCTTAGAATTTTGGGAAGGTCGGCCTAGTGGGAGACTTGAGCTTTGCCTCTCAGGATCAAGCTCCAGCCCTAGCTCGCATACTGGGCAGCCTCAGAAGGTTTGCTAAAAGTTCTGCACTTTCAGGAGATTTCTTCTAAGATGTGTGATAGCCTAGCTATTAGGGAGATTGGACAGTGATGTGTGGGAAGTGCTCAGCCGTGGTCCAGCATGTGTTACTGCTGAGTAACTGGTAGATGGAGTGTCCACAGCAATTTTTATTACCAGTAACTGGGAAGTGGGCTTGGTCCCAAAGGCTAGGTGCCTCCTGACCTGGAAAGGATTCAGGGATTTAGGGCTTTAAGGCAGCTGCTGTGCTGGGTACctagggtggggggaggaagagggaagctTGGCTTTCCCTGTGTCTCCTTTGGTCCCATTTCATTTTATGGCATGTGCATGTGTTATTcaaaaattagataaaattttCAAACAAACTAAGAAAAAGTATGGCCAGGAGTGACTGAGCACACAGGCTGTGGAATCAGAGCTAGTTTGTCCCTTCccagtgtgtgaccttggacgTGGAGTGGCCTCCTCAcaggccaccaggagaggaaatgcACTTCCTCCTTGGGCCTCTAGGTGGGCAGTCAGTGGGGATGCACTGGTCCCCCTCCACCAACATGCAGCTCAGGGGAGCCACGTTAAATGTCAGCATAAAGGAGCAAAGCCCCACCAGCCCGCACCTCCCTGGCCTCCTCCCCGATTCCCTCCCTAGGAGAGTCCAGGCCCCTGGAGTTCCTGAGGACCTGCTATGGGGGCAGCTTCCTAGTGCACGAGTCCTTCCTGTACAAGCGGGAGAAGGCTGTGGGGGACAAGGTGTACTGGACGTGCCGGGACCACACACTGCACAGCTGCCGCAGCCGGGCCATCACCCAGGGCCAGAGGGTGACCGTGATGCGTGGCCACTGCCACCCGCCCGACGTGGAGGGCCTGGAGGCCCGGCGGCAGCAGGAGAAAGCCATGGAGACCCTGCAGGCCAGGCCAGGTGGTCCCGGGGGCCAGGTGGACAAGCTGCTCCAAGGTGTGGACAGCCTGCTTTACCGCCGGGGGCCCAGCACCCTGACTCTCACCAGGCCCCGGCCCAGAAAGCGTCCAAAGGTCAAAGATCAGGGCCTTCCGGCCCAGCCCCAAGACCTGCAGGGAACCCTGGCCGAAGACCAGGACCAGGACGAGGACCCGGGTGAGTCCCCCACACCTACTGGCCCAGAGCTCTGCCCCTCAAGTCTTGCTCCCTGAATtcccaggaggtgggggtggggggtaacaCCAGGCCTGGGTCAGATCCAGGCCCTGCTCCTGCTCAGGCGCCaagttcctcctccctccccccagccacaCTCCCATTTCTTCCCAGGAGGCCCAGAGTTCCTGAAGACCCCTCTAGGGGGCAGCTTCCTGGTGTACGAGTCCTTCCTGTACAGGCGGGAGAAGGCAGCCGGGGAGAAGATGTACTGGACATGCCGGGACCAGGCCCGCATGGGCTGCCGCAGCCGGGCCATCACCCAGGGCCAGCGGGTAACCGTGATGCGTGGCCACTGCCATCCACCTGACCTGGCAGGCCTAGAGGCCCTGAGGCAGCGGGAGAAACGCCCTGGTACAGCCCAGCGAGGGAGCCCAGGTAGGCCAGATCGGGTAGGGGCAGGGTACCCAGACTGCCCACCTTTCCCACTTGACCTCCAGCAAGCATCCTCCCCATTCTTACTGGGAACCCTCTGGAAGGGGTTGTAGGTCcgcctctccctcttccctttccccacctcctcctcctggtcAGTGGGGTGACTGAGGGCATCACCTGTTCAGTCTCTCTCGGAGGGTGGTCCTCACCCTACTGCTCTGACATCTCTGCAGCACCTAATAAACCCTGGCTccccctccttcttcttttttctcaagaattTGTAAAATTCATAGACAAAACTAATTGTACAACCCGGCTTCTCATTTTTCCAGTGTGAGTGGGTGACACAGTGCCCAGTGAAAAACACATCCTATAGAAGCAGTTTAAGGGCTGCAAGTGACATTTTCCTGTGATTGACTTCTCTTCTTCAGCTGTTCTCCATAAGCATCTACCATGGTCCCTAAGGGCTCTATGACCAGGGTCCCAGCCCCCCTCTTTTTATCTCTGTCGGCTTCACAGTGCCAGTGTTTTGACAATAACAGGCATGTTACCGCCCTCCTCTTGCTGAGAGCCGCCTCCGCCCTGCCTCTCTACTTGCCCAGCAAAGGCTCACGTCGTCTGAAACATTTGCCTCTTTGCAGATTCCCAGTCTTATACTTTATTCCTGAGTCATCTGAGTCACCTTCGAGCCTTTTTGGACCTAAAAGTCTCAAACTTGAGacctctgtttttatttccttctgaatCTCTCTTTATTTCATTTCCATGTAACTTCTGTGTTCACGGGATGATTTGTCACCCCCCCCAtcctcacccccaacccccataCCGAATCACCATCCTGCACTTGCTCCTTACGTTGTTTCTTAGGGCATCTGCTGTTCTATTCCCTAAAGCGTGCTTCTACCGCGatcagttggatttttttttttcaatctccaAGTTGCCTGTTGCCTTCTGGCCAGAGAAAAACTCAACCATTACTCGCTGCCCCTTCCACTCCGCGCAGATTTTGCGCTTTTTTGTCTCCATTCTGTTCTGTCAGTCTGTCCGCGGTGGCGCGGGAACACTCCGCAGCGTCCTGTCCTTCCTCACGCAGCCCTCTGTCTTCTTTGCTGCCTTATTTGTTGGCCTGGTTTTCTGCGCGTCCGTCGCTTCCCTTCCTTGCAGGCCAGCACACCGCTTGCCCCAGAGGGCTCTGCATTTTGCTCCTGCGCCGCCTCGCCCCTCTCCAcgggccccggcccggccccgccccctcacTGGGCCCCGCCCCCATGTCTGGGGTGTCCGTTTGGCTGGACCCTCATGTCTGGACCATCTTTATCTCGCCTGGTTTACTCCCTTGTCTTTCCAAGTCCCTCCTCTGGTCGGTTTCCGAGCGATTCTCTGGAGGCTACACCACAGAGACCGTGGATCTGAAGCCATCTTGGTGGAGGTGTGGCTGTTCGTGGCTCCGGGTTGCAAATCCTCTTCCGCGGTTGTGTAATCTCTGTGCTCGAATAACCGCAGCTTTCTGAGGACTGGTCTTACACAGGCGGGGGGCTCTTTGAAGATGTAGGGGCGCGTCTCCAAACCTGGGGTACGTGGTTTTGCTGGGGGCACTTGAGGCCTTTTCAAGCCAAGAAGTCCTGTTCTTCACTTATGGAAGTGTTCTCGTGTTCTTAGATGACTCTCCACTCTCCATTTTGTGTCTTTGTTGGTCAGATGTCGCTCTTCCTGGCACACCTGTCTGATATTTCCTCGATTTGGCTGTCCAGTccttctatttaatttttaactttcgcTCTTGTATTTGAATTCCTTTGCATTCCATCGACTGGAAGCACAGCGGCCCCACCTTCCAGCCTCTGGCAGCAGCCTTGTTTTCTCCAATTCCTTTTTCTCTGTGGGCTTCTCTGGTCTCGGCCTCTCAGGGTAAAGCTTCTCTTGACCGTCTGGTGGTCCTTGGCCATCTGCCAGGCTTAAGGTGCGACTGACTGGCTCTGTGTGTGGGCACCCACTCAGCTTACTCACAGGCCTTAGCTCTGTGGGTCTGCAGGCTGCTCAGTGCCCCAGGATGAACCTCCCGCGAGGGTGGTCTCAGCCTGGCTGCCAGCCTCCAGGGACTTGGGTGGGGAAACCGGGCGGGACGTGTCAGATTCCAGGTGCagacttcctcctccctcccaccccacgaACGCTTCTTCTCCCAAGTGCGGGCACCTATTTTACTGCTCTTCGTACAGACAACCCTCATCAATCCCCCTGTTTGTGGCCTGCCCGGGACCCCACCCTCAGAGGGACCTTGGGCCTCCCTGGGTTTGGCCACTGGACTCTGCTTGTCCTCAGTGGCTTCCCTTTCAGGCTAGGCGAGCTTTTGGTTTGCCAGGTCTGTGACCACATGACCCTGTCTTCTGAGCCTCAAACCTAGGTCAGCATCTCTGCCCTTTGCGTGATCCTCTTCTCTCTGAATCTCTGGCCTTGTGCCCTGTGCCTTTTTCATTCCTCAGTGGACATTTTCATTGACTGTAGGGGGAGCAGAAACAGGCCCCTCTACAGCCATTCGCCCCTACCCCGGCCCCAGTTCATCCAGGGCcttctcactccccacccccgtgGCTGCCACTGCTGCTGCCTTAGCAGACTCCCCAGTCTGCCTCCACCTCCCCTGTGTAGTCCCTGCacctgggcagagggaaggggttCCTCGGAGCAGAAGGGCACTGCCACTTCCCGGGTCCCTCCTCTCAATATATCAGGCAGCaacccaggcccctccccacctccctccccacctcccctcgctGCCCTAAGGTCAGATCCCCAGCCAGGCTGGCCCTCTGGGGGAGTCCATTCTTCTGCAGCACAAGGGGCTGTACCCAACTCCTGTTTTGCTCCTGATTGCTTGTCCCACAAAGGGCTGCCACTCATTCTGCCAACTTAGCAGGGATGAGTGGCCCTTGTGCCATCCCACTACCGGCCCCTTGGATAAGACACCGCCTTCCTGCAGGCACCCAGAGATGGGGGAGATGGAGCTCTGCCTTCAGGGGCCTCCGCCTCACTAGTCTcccacctcccttctctcccaggcTCAGGAAAGGAGCCCCAGGCAGCTCAGGCAAGGCTGGGTTTGGGGGAGATGGGTAGGGGCTGTGTCCTGGGCTCCAGGGCTGTCTGGCTGTGAGGAGGTGGATGCAGTGTGGAGTGGGGTCCGTGGGTCTCTCTCCAGGAGCCTTGCTGATCTTGGCTCTGAGAACAAGGCCCCGACCCTTCCTCACTCCTCAGCTCAGAGGCCTGGCTCCAGGCTctccctcccctgacccctcTCCCATTTCTCCCCAGGAGGCCCTGAGTTCCTGAAGACCCCTCTAGGGGGCAGCTTCCTGGTGTACGAGTCCTTCCTGTACAGGCGGGAGAAGGCAGCCGGGGAGAAGGTGTACTGGACGTGCCGAGACCAGGCCCGCATGGGCTGCCGCAGCCGGGCCATCACCCAGGGCCAGCGGGTGATGGTGATGCGCAGGCACTGCCACCCACCCGACCTGGGGGGCCTGGAGGCCCTGAGGCAGCGGGAGCAGCTCCCCAGCCCGGCTCAGAGGGAAGGCTCAGGTGCGGCGAGATGGGGCGGGCAGGTGCCAGATCCCAGTCTCCCTGTCTCCCTGCTGGCCCAGCAGCCCCCTGGGGACAGCCCAGAACACAGGCTGGAGGCAGCCTGCTGGGACAGTCCATCTGTGGCCCATGTCCAGTGGGCTTCAGCCACACACGTTGGTCTGTCCTTCTGGGCTGTGAGTTCCCTCAGGGTAGGGACCGCATCTGGGCTTCACACTCATGGTACTGGTCCTAGTGTGGGATGGGCCGTTGGAGGGAGAAACCCACTCAGACCACTTGAGAAAGGGGGCTGGGGGCCACAGTGGCATTATTGGCAGCTCCAGGAAGTGCCTGGCACCCATTTGTGGGGCGATGCTCCTGGACCTCAGAAGCATCTGTCTCtcctcaccctccccaccctgcccctcagtGCCTTTTGGCTACCCCTATCCCTGCATCTCATGATCCTTCAATTCACATTCTAAAAGTCTAGAAAGGGAGAATTTGATTGGTTACCAGCTGGCCTAGGGGAGGGTGGACAGGCAGTCAGGAGGCCCCTGCTGCCCTGTCCAGACCAACTGCGGGCCTCCCAGAGCattccagcccagcccctgccctggggcGTTTGCCAGCCAGGTCAGAGTTGGAGTAGGGTCAGAGGAGGCCAGCAGGAAAGCTCAGGGTTTGGGTGGCTGCAGGCCCAGCCTGCCACGTAGCACCAGAGCCCTCAGAAAGGCAGCCAGTCTTCACTCCAGGGCATCAGGGCCATGGTGAACTGAGCTTCAGTCCCCAGGGTCctgcagaggtggggagaggtaCCACAGGGCAGGGACAGCATGGGATATGCCAGGGGGGACAGTGTGGGGGAAGAGGGATACTGCAGTTTCCTGGCTGGGGCTGGCTGGTGGGACAAAGGAAACAGTCTCCATCCCTGGCACTCAGGCTCTGTCCCCTGCCTCCAAGTCCTTGCCTGGGCACCCCACTCATGCATCATGTTCCTTCCAGAAGCCCCCCAGCCTCTGGAGTTCCTGAGGACTTCCCTCGGGGGCAGGTTCCTGGTGTACGAGTCCTTCCTCTACAGGAAGGAGAAGGCGGCTGGGGAGAAGGTGTACTGGATGTGTCGGGACCAGGCCCGGCTGGGCTGCCGCAGCCGGGCCATCACCCAGGGCCAGCGGGTGACCGTGATGCGCAGCCACTGCCATTCGCCGGACCTGGCAGGCCTGGAGGCCCTGAGGCAGCGGGAGCGGCTCCCCAGCCCGGCCCAGCAGGAGGACCCAGGTACGGAAGGGGgtgagggggcagaggagggggaggaaagagcCATGGGTATCTTGGTCTCTGCCAGCCCAGCGTTCAGACACCTCAGGGGACAGGCACATGTGAGGAGCTTGGTTCCCTGGCCTTTCTGCCTTTCCAGAGGCTTTTGCCTCTCCTCTCTGCTGGCTCCTCCTCCTGAACATAAAAAGACACCTGAATCTGTCCTGGCCTTAAAACAACTCCCATATGAACTgctgttttctctcctctcttttatCCTAAGGGGTCTTAACTTTTTACAAATGGTAGTATGTTTTGAAAATCTAATGAAAAAATATAGACTGCCCCAGAAGActgtactcacacacacacacacacagacacacaagcgTGTGTGCATAAAGTTTTGCATATAATTAACCGAATCAGACTGAAAATGGGTTCCCTTCAGATAAACAGAATATAAAGCCAGTCTTTACAAAGCACTTTGTGTctcatattaatgtatatcaatATGAAAGGCCACATCTTAGAAGATACTGAAATGAATCCAAGTTGGATAAAACAACCAAAAGAAACTtgatttctgctttaaaaaaaaattccatgagAAAACCACTGTTTGGCTTAACCCAGGAGAAACAGCTGTGGCGTGCCTTTGGCAGGGTGAAGGGTGTCCTATCTTTGAGATCTGGTTGCCTCCCAATCTTTGGTGACAAGGTGAAGACTGCCTCAGGAGCTCCCATGGCTTATTTTACCAGGCATAGGTAGTTTGAGGCATCAGAAAACCAGAATTCCCAATGTCTCCCTCGGTGGAGTCATTCTGCCTGGTTTTCTTCATCCTCAAGGCCTTGAGGGCATCGTGACAAGGTGTGTGCCTTGGCCTCTGGCAACTTCAACAAGAAAAGATTTGTTAATGCatattttcaatttgttttcCTCAGAAAAGATAAAGCTTCTGCCCGAAGTTCAACTGTGCTGCAAGACTTGTTCTCCTGAAAGCCAACAGAGTTACGGGTAATTGTATTTGCTGCgtcacaaattaccacaaaacTTAGTGCCCCAAACTAAGAAATATCTACTATCTCTCACAGTGTCTGGGGGTCAAGATTTTGGGAATAGTTGGGCTGGGTGGTTCCAGCTAAAGGTCTCTCAGATGGTCGAAGAAAAGATATCAGTGGGGTATAGCCATCTGAAAGCTTGGGTAGGGCTGGAAGAAACTTCCACAGTGGCCCATTCACTCACATGGCTGTAGCTGGAGGCCTCTGTTCCTCACCATCTATAGGCCTTTCTGtgggctgcttgagtgtcctcaaaCATGACAGCTATCTTCCCCCAAAATGAATGATCCAAGGGAGAGAGCAGAGCAAGAAGGAGGCCACCAGCAATAGCAGAATTCATCTGCTTCTCAAGCACATGTGGCAGATTCTCGAGGACAGACCACACGTAGGCCCTAAAATAAGACCtcacaaatttaaaaggattgaaatcatacaaagtatgttgtttgaccacagtggaatgaaattagaagtcaatgacagaaagaaatttgggaaactcacaaatataTGGAATATTAAAGAACCCCCTTCTGAAGATTAGCAGTGACtcaaagaaatcacaagggaaattagaaaatactttgaaatgaaTGAAGTATAGACACAGCACACCAGAACTTATGGGAGGCAGctaagcagtgcttagagggaaacttATAGCTATGAacacttacatttaaaaaagaagaggggggagggtacagctcagtggtagtgcgtgtgcttagcatgcacaaggtcctgggttcaatccccagcaccaccattaaataaataaataaataaacacaaacaaacaaacaaacctaattacctgccccccaaaaagaaagtaaaaaataaataaaaataaaaaagaagaaaaatctcaaatcaataacTTAAACTTACATGTTCTGACACTacaaaaag is a window of Vicugna pacos chromosome 18, VicPac4, whole genome shotgun sequence DNA encoding:
- the FLYWCH1 gene encoding FLYWCH-type zinc finger-containing protein 1 isoform X3; translated protein: MVMVILSLVYEDQKSGSLQRPRIPWTPLQPCTHSAEAAPAPTRTRTEPLDCQVPRRGGGGEIHQLEPECGLRARPSVPGCPCLSPVNRKILQLEEQGGAVQPSPQVAEQKHSKPDTAAPKPLEFLKTPFGGRLLVLESFLYKQEKAVGDKVYWKCREHTELGCRGRAITRGPRATIMRGHCHPPDEEGLEARRQRQKLPSPALPDGLGGPQGPGCQAEELLEGVGPWLCPEEPEPTPGLVLSKPAPEEDERLRALSLLSLPPKKRPTLGTGESRPLEFLRTCYGGSFLVHESFLYKREKAVGDKVYWTCRDHTLHSCRSRAITQGQRVTVMRGHCHPPDVEGLEARRQQEKAMETLQARPGGPGGQVDKLLQGVDSLLYRRGPSTLTLTRPRPRKRPKVKDQGLPAQPQDLQGTLAEDQDQDEDPGGPEFLKTPLGGSFLVYESFLYRREKAAGEKMYWTCRDQARMGCRSRAITQGQRVTVMRGHCHPPDLAGLEALRQREKRPGTAQRGSPGGPEFLKTPLGGSFLVYESFLYRREKAAGEKVYWTCRDQARMGCRSRAITQGQRVMVMRRHCHPPDLGGLEALRQREQLPSPAQREGSEAPQPLEFLRTSLGGRFLVYESFLYRKEKAAGEKVYWMCRDQARLGCRSRAITQGQRVTVMRSHCHSPDLAGLEALRQRERLPSPAQQEDPEKIKLLPEVQLCCKTCSPESQQSYGEVEDTKHDGESQ
- the FLYWCH1 gene encoding FLYWCH-type zinc finger-containing protein 1 isoform X4, producing MPLPEPSEQEGESVKAGQEPSPESPEMGADVVPTAPTKPKEFSKLVLLAASTENEDGVDSQPKGVHCVLSLEMSGPDTLDGTPQILQLEEQGGAVQPSPQVAEQKHSKPDTAAPKPLEFLKTPFGGRLLVLESFLYKQEKAVGDKVYWKCREHTELGCRGRAITRGPRATIMRGHCHPPDEEGLEARRQRQKLPSPALPDGLGGPQGPGCQAEELLEGVGPWLCPEEPEPTPGLVLSKPAPEEDERLRALSLLSLPPKKRPTLGTGESRPLEFLRTCYGGSFLVHESFLYKREKAVGDKVYWTCRDHTLHSCRSRAITQGQRVTVMRGHCHPPDVEGLEARRQQEKAMETLQARPGGPGGQVDKLLQGVDSLLYRRGPSTLTLTRPRPRKRPKVKDQGLPAQPQDLQGTLAEDQDQDEDPGGPEFLKTPLGGSFLVYESFLYRREKAAGEKMYWTCRDQARMGCRSRAITQGQRVTVMRGHCHPPDLAGLEALRQREKRPGTAQRGSPGGPEFLKTPLGGSFLVYESFLYRREKAAGEKVYWTCRDQARMGCRSRAITQGQRVMVMRRHCHPPDLGGLEALRQREQLPSPAQREGSEAPQPLEFLRTSLGGRFLVYESFLYRKEKAAGEKVYWMCRDQARLGCRSRAITQGQRVTVMRSHCHSPDLAGLEALRQRERLPSPAQQEDPEKIKLLPEVQLCCKTCSPESQQSYGEVEDTKHDGESQ
- the FLYWCH1 gene encoding FLYWCH-type zinc finger-containing protein 1 isoform X5 — protein: MPLPEPSEQEGESVKAGQEPSPESPEMGADVVPTAPTKPKEFSKLVLLAASTENEDGVDSQPKGVHCVLSLEMSGPDTLDGTPQILQLEEQGGAVQPSPQVAEQKHSKPDTAPKPLEFLKTPFGGRLLVLESFLYKQEKAVGDKVYWKCREHTELGCRGRAITRGPRATIMRGHCHPPDEEGLEARRQRQKLPSPALPDGLGGPQGPGCQAEELLEGVGPWLCPEEPEPTPGLVLSKPAPEEDERLRALSLLSLPPKKRPTLGTGESRPLEFLRTCYGGSFLVHESFLYKREKAVGDKVYWTCRDHTLHSCRSRAITQGQRVTVMRGHCHPPDVEGLEARRQQEKAMETLQARPGGPGGQVDKLLQGVDSLLYRRGPSTLTLTRPRPRKRPKVKDQGLPAQPQDLQGTLAEDQDQDEDPGGPEFLKTPLGGSFLVYESFLYRREKAAGEKMYWTCRDQARMGCRSRAITQGQRVTVMRGHCHPPDLAGLEALRQREKRPGTAQRGSPGGPEFLKTPLGGSFLVYESFLYRREKAAGEKVYWTCRDQARMGCRSRAITQGQRVMVMRRHCHPPDLGGLEALRQREQLPSPAQREGSEAPQPLEFLRTSLGGRFLVYESFLYRKEKAAGEKVYWMCRDQARLGCRSRAITQGQRVTVMRSHCHSPDLAGLEALRQRERLPSPAQQEDPEKIKLLPEVQLCCKTCSPESQQSYGEVEDTKHDGESQ
- the FLYWCH1 gene encoding FLYWCH-type zinc finger-containing protein 1 isoform X1 — protein: MPLPEPSEQEGESVKAGQEPSPESPEMGADVVPTAPTKPKEFSKLVLLAASTENEDGVDSQPKGVHCVLSLEMSGPDTLDGTPQILQLEEQGGAVQPSPQVAEQKHSKPDTAAPKPLEFLKTPFGGRLLVLESFLYKQEKAVGDKVYWKCREHTELGCRGRAITRGPRATIMRGHCHPPDEEGLEARRQRQKLPSPALPDGLGGPQGPGCQAEELLEGVGPWLCPEEPEPTPGLVLSKPAPEEDERLRALSLLSLPPKKRPTLGTGESRPLEFLRTCYGGSFLVHESFLYKREKAVGDKVYWTCRDHTLHSCRSRAITQGQRVTVMRGHCHPPDVEGLEARRQQEKAMETLQARPGGPGGQVDKLLQGVDSLLYRRGPSTLTLTRPRPRKRPKVKDQGLPAQPQDLQGTLAEDQDQDEDPGGPEFLKTPLGGSFLVYESFLYRREKAAGEKMYWTCRDQARMGCRSRAITQGQRVTVMRGHCHPPDLAGLEALRQREKRPGTAQRGSPGGPEFLKTPLGGSFLVYESFLYRREKAAGEKVYWTCRDQARMGCRSRAITQGQRVMVMRRHCHPPDLGGLEALRQREQLPSPAQREGSEAPQPLEFLRTSLGGRFLVYESFLYRKEKAAGEKVYWMCRDQARLGCRSRAITQGQRVTVMRSHCHSPDLAGLEALRQRERLPSPAQQEDPEKIKLLPEVQLCCKTCSPESQQSYGEVEDTKHDGVSQDGVSVLAKKSTRSWRPAAVCDAGVLWGRPQPPRDLKKHLSPKHLSPALSLQAANTHHVQSLQLRQGHSC
- the FLYWCH1 gene encoding FLYWCH-type zinc finger-containing protein 1 isoform X2 codes for the protein MPLPEPSEQEGESVKAGQEPSPESPEMGADVVPTAPTKPKEFSKLVLLAASTENEDGVDSQPKGVHCVLSLEMSGPDTLDGTPQILQLEEQGGAVQPSPQVAEQKHSKPDTAPKPLEFLKTPFGGRLLVLESFLYKQEKAVGDKVYWKCREHTELGCRGRAITRGPRATIMRGHCHPPDEEGLEARRQRQKLPSPALPDGLGGPQGPGCQAEELLEGVGPWLCPEEPEPTPGLVLSKPAPEEDERLRALSLLSLPPKKRPTLGTGESRPLEFLRTCYGGSFLVHESFLYKREKAVGDKVYWTCRDHTLHSCRSRAITQGQRVTVMRGHCHPPDVEGLEARRQQEKAMETLQARPGGPGGQVDKLLQGVDSLLYRRGPSTLTLTRPRPRKRPKVKDQGLPAQPQDLQGTLAEDQDQDEDPGGPEFLKTPLGGSFLVYESFLYRREKAAGEKMYWTCRDQARMGCRSRAITQGQRVTVMRGHCHPPDLAGLEALRQREKRPGTAQRGSPGGPEFLKTPLGGSFLVYESFLYRREKAAGEKVYWTCRDQARMGCRSRAITQGQRVMVMRRHCHPPDLGGLEALRQREQLPSPAQREGSEAPQPLEFLRTSLGGRFLVYESFLYRKEKAAGEKVYWMCRDQARLGCRSRAITQGQRVTVMRSHCHSPDLAGLEALRQRERLPSPAQQEDPEKIKLLPEVQLCCKTCSPESQQSYGEVEDTKHDGVSQDGVSVLAKKSTRSWRPAAVCDAGVLWGRPQPPRDLKKHLSPKHLSPALSLQAANTHHVQSLQLRQGHSC
- the FLYWCH1 gene encoding FLYWCH-type zinc finger-containing protein 1 isoform X6, producing the protein MPLPEPSEQEAAPKPLEFLKTPFGGRLLVLESFLYKQEKAVGDKVYWKCREHTELGCRGRAITRGPRATIMRGHCHPPDEEGLEARRQRQKLPSPALPDGLGGPQGPGCQAEELLEGVGPWLCPEEPEPTPGLVLSKPAPEEDERLRALSLLSLPPKKRPTLGTGESRPLEFLRTCYGGSFLVHESFLYKREKAVGDKVYWTCRDHTLHSCRSRAITQGQRVTVMRGHCHPPDVEGLEARRQQEKAMETLQARPGGPGGQVDKLLQGVDSLLYRRGPSTLTLTRPRPRKRPKVKDQGLPAQPQDLQGTLAEDQDQDEDPGGPEFLKTPLGGSFLVYESFLYRREKAAGEKMYWTCRDQARMGCRSRAITQGQRVTVMRGHCHPPDLAGLEALRQREKRPGTAQRGSPGGPEFLKTPLGGSFLVYESFLYRREKAAGEKVYWTCRDQARMGCRSRAITQGQRVMVMRRHCHPPDLGGLEALRQREQLPSPAQREGSEAPQPLEFLRTSLGGRFLVYESFLYRKEKAAGEKVYWMCRDQARLGCRSRAITQGQRVTVMRSHCHSPDLAGLEALRQRERLPSPAQQEDPEKIKLLPEVQLCCKTCSPESQQSYGEVEDTKHDGVSQDGVSVLAKKSTRSWRPAAVCDAGVLWGRPQPPRDLKKHLSPKHLSPALSLQAANTHHVQSLQLRQGHSC